The genomic DNA CGAATTCATGGTGATGCTGCGGCCGCTGAAGGCGGTGACGTTGTTCGCCGAGAAGATGAGCGTCGAGTTCGAGAAGGCGATGCGGGGCGAGTAGCGCACTACGCGTGAACCCGCTGCCGCCGCGCGGCAGCATCGAGGGCATGGCCAGCATCGGCACCGACGGGATGACCGTCCGCGGGGAGCAGCGCGACGACCACAGCTGGCTCTTCACGGTCTGCTACACAGCGTGTTTCAGCGACGACGACCTGGGCCGCCGCTTCGATGACACGGTGGCCATCCGGGAGCTACACGGGTGCACCAGGATCGCGCAGGCAGAGCACGGCGTCACCTTCACCGCAACCAGCGCCACGGTGTGGCGCAAGAAGCGAATCGTGGTGCGGGCGTCCGCCGTTGAGGCCGTCTGCGCCGAGATCCACCTGCACCCGGCTCAGCCGCGCTGACGCTCCAGCTGCTCGAACAGTCCGACGGCACCCGCCCGCGCGGGCCCGGCACGGTCTCGTCGGCGGGCCGGGAGTCCGGCGGGGCGAGCTGAGGCCCGTCGTAGTAGTCGTCGCTGGAGTAGTCCCAGAACCAGTCTTCGCCCGGTTCGAAGGACTGGATGACAGGATGGCCACTCTCGCGCCAGTGGGCGCTGGCGTGCTTCATCGGGGAATCGTCGCAACAGCCGATGTGGCCGCAGGCCGCGCAGCGGCGCAGGTGCACCCACCAGCCCTTGGCTTCGTCGCATTCCACACAACCGGTGCCGCTCGGTGCCACGGTCGGATCGACATCGCTCATGGGTTCCGAGCCTACTGGCGATGGGGGAAACATGACCGGATCTGCGCCCGGCTCGCTAATGTTCGGGCCATGGCTGTCAACGATTCGCGTGAAGTGACCATCGACGCAACACCCGAGGAGATCCTCGACGTCATCGCCGACGTCGAGAACACCCCCAGCTGGTCACCGCAGTTCCAGAGCTGCGAGGTGCTCGAGGCGTTCGACGACGGCCGCCCCAGGCGGGTCAAGATGAAGGTCAAGGCCGCGGGTGTCACCGATGAGCAGATCATCGAATACACCTGGTCCGACAGCGGGCCGAGCTGGACCCTGATCAGCGCGGGGGCCCTGAAGAAGCAGGATGCGTCGTACACCCTCACCCCCGACGGCGACAAGACCAAGGTGCGCTTCGACATCACGGTGGACCCGTCGATCCCCATGCCCGGCTTCGTCATCAAACGCACCATGAAGGGCGCCATCGAGACGGCCACCGACGGGCTCAAGAAGCAGGTGGACAAGCTCAAGAAGGGCTAGTTGCCGTCGTTGGTCTTGTCCGGCAGGTAGGGCTCGATGGCGGCGGCCAGCTTGGCGACCGTCATCGACTGCAGCCAGAACTGTCCCGGGCCGTGCAGTTCGGCCATGAACAGGGAGTCGCCGAACATCTTGTTCTTCACCCCGCGGACGCTGGCGAAACTCAACTGCATCTCGGCGCGGTACATGGCCAGGTGACCGGGGTGGACCATGAACGACTGACCCGCGGGCAAGTCGTACTCCACCAGTTCACCGGCCACCTGCACCCAGGCCACGCCGTTGCCGCTCAGCTTCTGGAACACCACGCCCGCGCCGCCGAAGATGCCGGCACCGAGCTTCTGCTGCAGCCCCACCGACACCTCGACATCGGGCGTACTGGCCATGTACGCGCCGTTGGCCACCATGAACGTGTCCGCGGGGTCGACGCGCAGTTCCCGGATCACGCCGGGCAGGTTCGTGGACAAGGCGATCAGCCGGCCCGGCGCCTGCGCGGTGTACTGGGTGAGGAACAGTTGTCCGCCGCCGAGCATCCGTTTCAGGCCGCTCATGAAGCCGCCGCGGCCGCCGGAGCCGAACCGGGTGGAGGTCTCGATGGCGAAACCCGGAGTGAACCAGGAGACGTCGCCGCCCTCGGCCACGATGGCCTCTCCCGGTTCCATCGTCAGCTCCAGGATCGGCATGGTGTTGCCGATGATCGTTGTCTTCACGCCGTCAATGTACCGACCTTTCGTGGCGGCCGGGTCTTGGCGTGCGTGGCGTAGATGACCAGACCCACGAAGGCCAGCCCACCCACCAGATTGCCGAGCACCGTGGGGATCTCGTTCCACACCAGATAGTCGGCCACGGTGAAGTCGCCACCGAGCAGCAGGCCGGACGGGAACAGGAACATGTTGACGATCGAGTGTTCGAAGCCCAGGTAGAAGAACACCATGATCGGCATCCACATCGCGATGACCTTGCCCGGCAGGCTGTCTGACATCATGGCGCCGACCACGCCGGTGGACACCATCCAGTTGCACAACACCGCGCGGACGAACAGGGTCAGCATGCCGGCCGCGCCGTGCTCGGCGTAGCCGACCGTCCGGCCGTGGCCGATCTCCCCGATGGCCTGGCCCACCGCGTCGGGGGTGACCGAGAATCCGT from Mycolicibacterium tokaiense includes the following:
- a CDS encoding SRPBCC family protein — protein: MAVNDSREVTIDATPEEILDVIADVENTPSWSPQFQSCEVLEAFDDGRPRRVKMKVKAAGVTDEQIIEYTWSDSGPSWTLISAGALKKQDASYTLTPDGDKTKVRFDITVDPSIPMPGFVIKRTMKGAIETATDGLKKQVDKLKKG
- a CDS encoding AIM24 family protein yields the protein MKTTIIGNTMPILELTMEPGEAIVAEGGDVSWFTPGFAIETSTRFGSGGRGGFMSGLKRMLGGGQLFLTQYTAQAPGRLIALSTNLPGVIRELRVDPADTFMVANGAYMASTPDVEVSVGLQQKLGAGIFGGAGVVFQKLSGNGVAWVQVAGELVEYDLPAGQSFMVHPGHLAMYRAEMQLSFASVRGVKNKMFGDSLFMAELHGPGQFWLQSMTVAKLAAAIEPYLPDKTNDGN
- a CDS encoding formate/nitrite transporter family protein, whose amino-acid sequence is MSYVTPKELATRIIDAGQAKVLMSTRDTLIRAYMAGAILALAAAFAVSISVNTGQPLLGAVLFPVGFCILHLLGFDLLTAVFTLVPLAWLDKRPGVTIAALLRNWGLVFLGNFAGAFTVAVLMAIYFTYGFSVTPDAVGQAIGEIGHGRTVGYAEHGAAGMLTLFVRAVLCNWMVSTGVVGAMMSDSLPGKVIAMWMPIMVFFYLGFEHSIVNMFLFPSGLLLGGDFTVADYLVWNEIPTVLGNLVGGLAFVGLVIYATHAKTRPPRKVGTLTA